In Spirosoma agri, one DNA window encodes the following:
- a CDS encoding GNAT family N-acetyltransferase codes for MNISVFPPLTKSVMLDDPYCIAEASFPEYIYDIGALRIRAWHDEPGVDATFFDRRTWIEPIDQTAQHWVVTRKNVVVAAARMSFHDTLDSVPYASLLPNSHWSLYTHKAIASINRLVVDPRFRGRGLARLLDQARIGMAIDKGVDVILAQPQISRLETLKKLNFSYVCELPRTPEMPNRPLFFMHRHL; via the coding sequence ATGAATATTTCAGTCTTTCCTCCTCTTACAAAATCAGTAATGCTCGATGATCCTTATTGCATTGCCGAAGCTTCCTTTCCCGAGTACATTTATGACATTGGCGCACTTCGGATACGGGCCTGGCATGACGAACCGGGCGTAGATGCTACATTTTTCGACCGGCGAACCTGGATTGAACCCATCGACCAAACGGCGCAGCACTGGGTTGTAACCCGAAAAAATGTGGTCGTAGCCGCGGCACGAATGAGCTTTCACGACACGCTGGACAGTGTTCCCTATGCATCACTGCTGCCCAACAGTCACTGGTCACTGTATACTCATAAAGCCATTGCTTCCATCAACCGGCTGGTTGTTGACCCACGCTTTCGTGGACGGGGGCTGGCCAGACTCCTCGACCAGGCCAGAATAGGTATGGCCATCGACAAGGGGGTAGATGTGATTCTGGCGCAACCGCAGATAAGTCGCCTGGAGACCCTCAAGAAGCTGAACTTTTCATACGTCTGCGAATTACCCCGCACACCCGAAATGCCTAATCGCCCGCTGTTTTTCATGCACCGCCATTTGTAG